A genome region from Natranaeroarchaeum sulfidigenes includes the following:
- a CDS encoding efflux RND transporter permease subunit, with product MNGRIVDRYADALVDNSKLIILLLLAATALVAAGAVVDDTEAGQIGQFETDGDEQQALDEIDATYGTDEGVVTQVVVRDEDGDVLTRESLLDGLELQQDIRDDESINATLQDEDAITGVENVVGTAAYFQRQAEQGEQPSGPPTLDEQVAALDALEENEVDELLAEVLDPDADTPGPDATTFLPTSYEPGETTADARLTFVFHADADSVEGGEDAVGAAQLGIAELVDDRFADGFAFGQGITDDASTRAVGDSFAIITPVALVLVLGVLGFAYRDLVDVLLGVFGIACVMAWLAGIQGWLSIPSSQLLIAVPFLVIGLSIDYSLHVVMRYREAREGQLRDDGPDAAIPREPTRAMQLGVASVVLALAAATFSTGIGFLSNYVSPLEAIQDFALLSAGGILATLIVFGALVPATKLEVERLLARRGRGRRNPAIGVDAGPLNRVLSGVVALVQRQPVAVLVVALLLASAGAYGATGIDTEFNEADFLPEDPPDWIKSLPGPLAPGDYDVRENAAYLGDNFRQQGDGTETQILVRGAVTDPDALAAIDEASAPPAEGSTIVTQPNGDAAVESPATVLREVAAEEDDLAEAIDERDETANGLPDEEVAAVYDTLYDVAPDRASEVLYRTDDGYESARLLVGVQGDASAQSVAEDTRGLAAGIEASGSVSAIATGGPVITAVLQDALLETLVQAFAVTLVVIMTFLSVLYWTRQGAPDLAVVTITPVLVALAWLLGTMAALDIPFNSETAVITSLAIGLGVDYSIHLSERIQDELLDSEGQSLDEALARAVAGTGGALVGSAATTAAGFGVLALALAPPLRRFGLVTGLSIVYAFIACVILLPVLFVLRERIRDWRADGQIGR from the coding sequence ATGAACGGCCGCATCGTCGACCGGTACGCCGACGCGCTCGTCGACAACAGCAAACTGATTATCCTGCTCTTGCTCGCAGCGACGGCGCTCGTGGCTGCAGGAGCGGTGGTCGATGACACGGAAGCCGGGCAGATCGGCCAGTTCGAGACCGACGGGGACGAGCAGCAGGCGCTCGACGAGATCGATGCCACCTACGGCACCGACGAGGGGGTGGTTACACAGGTCGTTGTCCGTGACGAGGACGGTGACGTGCTCACCCGTGAGTCGCTGCTCGATGGACTCGAACTCCAGCAGGACATCCGAGATGACGAGTCGATCAACGCCACACTACAGGACGAGGACGCTATTACCGGCGTCGAGAACGTCGTCGGGACGGCTGCGTACTTCCAGCGGCAGGCCGAACAGGGCGAGCAACCATCGGGTCCACCGACGCTCGACGAGCAGGTGGCGGCGCTCGACGCCCTCGAAGAGAACGAGGTCGACGAGCTGCTCGCGGAGGTGCTAGATCCGGACGCCGACACGCCCGGTCCGGACGCCACGACGTTCCTCCCGACGAGCTACGAGCCGGGCGAGACGACTGCAGACGCCCGTCTCACGTTCGTGTTCCACGCCGACGCCGACAGCGTCGAGGGCGGCGAGGATGCCGTCGGGGCGGCCCAGCTCGGCATTGCGGAGCTGGTCGACGATCGCTTCGCAGACGGCTTCGCCTTCGGTCAGGGCATCACCGACGACGCCTCGACCCGCGCGGTCGGCGATAGCTTCGCCATCATCACGCCGGTCGCACTCGTCCTCGTGCTGGGCGTGCTCGGCTTCGCCTATCGGGACCTCGTCGACGTGTTGCTCGGCGTCTTCGGGATCGCCTGCGTGATGGCGTGGCTCGCCGGTATTCAGGGCTGGCTCTCGATCCCCTCCAGTCAGCTGTTGATCGCCGTGCCCTTCCTCGTGATCGGGCTGAGCATCGACTACTCGTTGCACGTCGTGATGCGCTATCGCGAGGCCCGCGAGGGACAGCTGCGGGACGACGGTCCGGATGCGGCGATCCCCCGCGAGCCGACCAGGGCGATGCAACTCGGGGTCGCAAGCGTCGTACTCGCGCTGGCGGCCGCAACCTTCTCGACCGGCATCGGCTTCCTCTCGAACTACGTCAGTCCGCTCGAAGCGATCCAGGATTTCGCCCTGCTCAGCGCGGGCGGGATCCTCGCGACGCTGATCGTGTTCGGCGCGCTCGTCCCGGCGACGAAACTCGAAGTCGAACGGCTCCTGGCACGGCGAGGTAGAGGCCGACGCAATCCCGCCATTGGCGTGGACGCAGGGCCACTAAACCGTGTCCTCTCCGGGGTCGTGGCGCTCGTGCAGCGACAGCCCGTCGCAGTGCTCGTGGTTGCACTCCTGCTCGCCTCGGCAGGAGCCTACGGCGCGACCGGGATCGACACCGAGTTCAACGAGGCCGACTTTCTGCCCGAAGATCCGCCTGACTGGATCAAATCCCTTCCCGGGCCGCTCGCTCCGGGCGACTACGATGTCCGCGAGAACGCTGCCTACCTCGGCGACAACTTCCGCCAGCAAGGGGACGGAACGGAAACACAGATACTCGTCAGGGGGGCTGTGACGGATCCCGACGCGCTGGCGGCGATAGACGAGGCCAGCGCGCCGCCAGCGGAGGGGAGCACGATCGTCACACAGCCGAACGGCGACGCGGCGGTCGAAAGCCCGGCAACCGTGCTGCGCGAGGTCGCCGCCGAGGAAGACGACCTTGCCGAGGCAATCGACGAACGCGACGAAACCGCCAACGGATTACCCGACGAGGAGGTCGCGGCGGTGTATGATACGCTCTACGATGTCGCACCGGATCGCGCGTCCGAGGTGCTCTACCGGACCGACGACGGCTACGAGAGCGCGCGCCTGCTCGTCGGTGTGCAGGGCGACGCCTCGGCCCAGTCGGTCGCGGAAGACACGCGTGGGCTGGCAGCCGGGATCGAAGCGAGCGGGTCGGTCAGCGCCATCGCAACCGGTGGACCGGTGATCACCGCGGTCCTGCAGGACGCCCTGCTGGAGACGCTGGTGCAGGCGTTTGCCGTAACGCTGGTCGTCATCATGACGTTCCTTTCCGTGCTGTACTGGACTCGCCAGGGCGCGCCGGACCTTGCAGTCGTGACGATCACGCCGGTACTGGTCGCGCTCGCATGGCTGCTGGGGACGATGGCTGCGCTCGACATCCCGTTCAACAGCGAGACTGCGGTCATCACGAGCCTCGCAATCGGGCTTGGCGTCGACTACAGCATCCACCTGAGCGAACGGATACAGGACGAGTTGCTCGACAGCGAGGGCCAGTCACTGGACGAGGCGCTCGCACGGGCAGTCGCCGGAACGGGCGGCGCGCTGGTCGGGAGTGCGGCGACGACCGCGGCGGGCTTTGGCGTTCTCGCACTGGCGCTCGCCCCACCCCTCCGTCGGTTCGGGTTGGTGACCGGGCTAAGCATCGTCTACGCCTTTATCGCCTGTGTGATCCTGTTACCCGTCCTGTTCGTGCTCCGTGAGCGTATCAGGGACTGGCGGGCAGATGGTCAGATCGGTCGCTGA
- a CDS encoding HTTM domain-containing protein encodes MADLGAVRSRAARTGRVLYGGLKRRGSIDTRTLAVFRMFVAVLIVADVLSRSRNFHFYYTDDGAVTASMASDGVNVFAYTSDPTIIAALFVIHALVALQLLVGYKTRVAMIISFVFVISLDQHNPYVTSYADVLFRLLLFWALFLPLGERWSIDAVHRNREPRTSVFSLATLGALFQMIAMYVINGYHKSGEELWTGGEATPLIMGLDDTTFLLGETMRQFPELLQLGGLTWYYMLLYGWLLFFLTGRLRLVFAGMFVIAHASFAVTVRIGAFPYVAMAGLLLFAQGQFWRDLDRLARLVGLPVDRLHAAVRRLGAVARVFPRRIPTAGGELWTRRAVYTGFYGIAAFLVVALALLAVGTGAGVVPADEGPKEQVEDVAYDTMIYQPEWSIFAPVPRTTDRYHVFPAQTTSGERIDVYNDRELSFERPGKELQQQYGTYRERFYMNSVRRAGDTGPASLALAEHLCETWEGEDGEDLTHVNMYYVSENVTLETIDSPEDRDRSTHTIYRHGCGDREPTVIQDVTVG; translated from the coding sequence ATGGCTGATCTCGGTGCGGTCCGGAGCCGAGCGGCCCGGACAGGACGTGTTCTCTATGGCGGCCTCAAGCGCCGCGGCTCGATCGACACCCGGACGCTCGCTGTCTTCCGGATGTTCGTCGCGGTGCTCATCGTCGCCGACGTGCTCTCGCGCTCGCGAAACTTCCACTTCTATTATACTGATGACGGTGCCGTGACGGCGTCGATGGCGAGCGACGGAGTAAACGTCTTCGCGTACACGAGCGATCCGACGATCATCGCCGCGCTCTTCGTGATCCACGCGCTGGTTGCCTTGCAACTGCTTGTCGGCTACAAGACGCGCGTGGCGATGATCATCTCCTTCGTCTTCGTGATCTCGCTGGATCAGCACAATCCGTACGTGACGAGCTACGCCGACGTACTCTTCCGACTGCTGCTCTTCTGGGCGCTGTTTCTGCCACTTGGCGAGCGCTGGTCGATCGACGCCGTCCACCGAAATCGAGAGCCACGGACGTCGGTGTTCAGTCTCGCCACGCTCGGTGCGCTCTTCCAGATGATCGCGATGTACGTGATCAACGGCTACCACAAGTCGGGCGAGGAGCTGTGGACTGGCGGGGAGGCCACGCCGCTGATCATGGGACTCGACGATACGACCTTTCTGCTTGGCGAGACGATGCGACAGTTCCCCGAGCTGCTGCAGCTGGGTGGGCTGACCTGGTACTACATGCTGCTGTACGGCTGGCTTCTCTTCTTCCTGACTGGCCGTCTCCGGCTCGTCTTCGCGGGAATGTTCGTCATCGCCCACGCGAGTTTCGCCGTTACCGTCCGAATCGGCGCGTTCCCGTACGTCGCGATGGCAGGTCTTCTGTTGTTCGCACAGGGGCAGTTCTGGCGTGATCTGGACCGGCTGGCACGGCTGGTCGGCCTTCCAGTCGATCGGCTTCACGCTGCCGTGAGACGGCTTGGCGCAGTGGCACGTGTATTCCCCCGTCGTATCCCAACCGCAGGCGGCGAATTGTGGACCCGGCGAGCGGTGTACACCGGGTTCTACGGGATCGCCGCCTTCCTCGTCGTCGCGCTTGCGCTGCTGGCGGTCGGTACTGGCGCAGGCGTCGTCCCGGCGGACGAGGGGCCAAAAGAGCAGGTCGAGGACGTGGCCTACGACACGATGATCTACCAGCCCGAATGGAGTATCTTCGCGCCGGTCCCCCGGACGACCGACCGGTATCACGTCTTCCCCGCGCAGACTACTTCCGGCGAGCGAATCGACGTGTACAACGACCGCGAACTCTCCTTCGAGCGGCCGGGTAAGGAGCTACAACAGCAGTATGGCACCTACCGCGAGCGGTTCTATATGAACAGCGTTCGGCGCGCCGGTGACACCGGTCCCGCATCGCTCGCGCTCGCGGAGCACCTCTGTGAAACGTGGGAGGGCGAGGACGGCGAGGATCTCACTCACGTCAACATGTACTACGTCAGCGAAAATGTCACACTGGAGACGATCGACAGCCCGGAGGATCGGGATCGGTCGACACACACGATCTATCGCCATGGCTGTGGGGATCGTGAACCGACAGTCATCCAGGACGTTACGGTGGGCTAG
- a CDS encoding HFX_2341 family transcriptional regulator: protein MQTHIVPVGFDYDRLIAPLVRDQQDVDRVILLEGAVGSEENVEYAQNLSQKLDKDFQNLLGAETDRFVIEDVYDYDVAFEQAFDLINAELDRGNEIWVNISAMPRTISFAFATAAHSIMVERQEDRDKIHTYYTAPEKYLETELAKELRKQRELLESLLDEEGVPDEHIDERLDSATHLLSEFDERGTTIGAKEIDGSHIVELPVASFSNVKPFEELILFTLGEHGEFESVSELAEALARELNEEYTDSFRSKVIYNVDLLGPGGKGYIEQESHGKSHRTRLSRIGELWVRAHSDDREKGH from the coding sequence ATGCAAACGCACATCGTTCCGGTCGGCTTCGATTACGACCGGTTGATCGCGCCGCTGGTTCGCGATCAGCAGGACGTCGATCGGGTGATCCTGCTTGAAGGGGCCGTCGGAAGCGAGGAGAACGTCGAGTACGCACAGAACCTCTCACAGAAGCTCGACAAGGACTTTCAGAACCTGCTCGGCGCGGAAACCGATCGGTTCGTTATCGAGGACGTCTACGACTACGACGTCGCCTTCGAACAGGCCTTCGACCTGATCAACGCCGAACTCGATCGCGGCAACGAGATCTGGGTCAACATCAGCGCGATGCCCCGGACCATCTCCTTTGCCTTTGCGACCGCGGCCCACTCGATCATGGTCGAGCGACAGGAAGACAGGGACAAGATCCACACCTACTACACGGCCCCCGAAAAGTATCTGGAGACCGAACTCGCCAAGGAGCTCCGCAAGCAGCGCGAGCTACTGGAAAGTTTGCTAGACGAGGAGGGTGTACCGGACGAGCACATTGACGAGCGACTCGACAGCGCCACCCACCTCCTCTCGGAGTTCGACGAGCGCGGGACGACTATCGGTGCGAAGGAGATCGACGGAAGTCACATCGTCGAACTGCCCGTCGCCTCCTTCTCGAACGTCAAGCCGTTTGAGGAGCTGATTCTCTTCACGCTGGGCGAGCACGGCGAGTTCGAGAGCGTCTCCGAGCTGGCCGAGGCGCTCGCGCGCGAGCTCAACGAGGAATACACCGATAGCTTCCGCTCGAAAGTCATCTACAACGTGGATCTGCTTGGACCCGGCGGGAAAGGGTACATCGAACAGGAATCCCACGGGAAGTCCCACCGGACCCGACTCTCGCGGATCGGCGAACTGTGGGTGCGGGCCCACTCGGACGACCGTGAGAAGGGCCACTGA